A genome region from Sebastes umbrosus isolate fSebUmb1 chromosome 22, fSebUmb1.pri, whole genome shotgun sequence includes the following:
- the lrp10 gene encoding low-density lipoprotein receptor-related protein 10 — protein MTVTYNRWALLVFTITACSRFEPALCSARCGHALQVLDSKVGEIRSSAYHSWSYRFGATYDCWIIKGSEGEPIVLSFSQFSARCRKEWVSIKSSAGGEPLVLCGSKLPQPMEFPGGNITVMHHFLPHLFPVSSFLLSYARDSGECPDTSFECLGGRCLPLSWRCNGQVECLGEGAGLGTDEQGCGFEAETPEPPKYGSTQAEEAKAEAYTEKNRDRDSERYISDSDSDLWALLKEREEEEARVDREQPHTHREPVVTPTPIEWPCGGLLQTFYGTFSPPAIRGPALFCVWTLDPQDSRPLRLDLQQLVLGPGDRLTVYNREQGKGDIIKIITSASNYKSVQVESHTGLLSMMYETLPDSQGSGFNATFHVGTYCPPWEGRCGGAAGGCFTQEQRCDGKWDCSETGKDEEGCKGCSVNQFACGVAGQRTVASGHFAGRPVCYPVTERCNYQLYCADGSDERDCTVCQPGTFHCDSDRCVFESWRCDGQVDCKDGTDELNCTVILPRKVITAATVGSLVCGLLLVIAMGCTCKLYSLRTREYSLFAPISRQEAELIQQQAPPSYGQLIAQGIIPPVEDFPTENPNETSSLSLRGILQLLRQDAANSPHRRRRPRFVRRAVRRMRRWGLIPRPPSRASQASSSGQQPSDATPSGQEPALSTPTSSSSAVEAVNQPVPQKLGLLAQSEQQQQQQEAPTPLLPLPLPSVASPPPPPYAPPAPSPVTPHTPPVAVPPSSPSLASIFHTLGLSISLFRASPSSSSSNSMRLSASPSFSSSSSSSDDEVLLIPLSEDTTSEDDVPMLT, from the exons ATGACAGTCACTTACAACCGCTGGGCCCTCCTAGTTTTCACCATAACAG CATGCAGCCGCTTTGAGCCTGCCCTCTGCTCCG CACGCTGTGGGCATGCCCTCCAAGTCTTAGACAGTAAAGTGGGAGAGATAAGGAGTTCTGCTTACCACAGCTGGTCCTACCGCTTTGGAGCTACCTATGACTGCTGGATCATCAAGGGTTCGGAAGGAGAACCCATTGTTCTCAG CTTTTCCCAGTTTTCAGCGCGGTGCAGGAAAGAATGGGTGTCTATAAAATCATCAGCTGGCGGTGAGCCGCTTGTACTTTGCGGCTCCAAGTTGCCGCAACCAATGGAGTTCCCCGGGGGAAATATTACAGTGATGCACCACTTCCTCCCGCATCTGTTCCCTGTGTCGTCTTTTCTGTTGAGCTACGCCAGAG ACTCTGGTGAATGCCCAGACACATCCTTTGAGTGCCTCGGCGGCCGCTGCCTTCCTCTCTCTTGGCGCTGTAACGGCCAGGTGGAGTGTCTAGGTGAAGGTGCGGGCCTCGGCACCGATGAACAGGGCTGTGGTTTTGAAGCGGAGACCCCAGAACCCCCAAAGTACGGCAGCACACAGGCAGAAGAGGCCAAAGCAGAGGCGTACACAGAGAAGAACCGCGATAGGGACTCTGAGAGATATATTTCGGATTCTGACTCTGATCTGTGGGCGCTGctgaaggagagggaggaggaggaggcccgGGTGGATCGAGAGCAGCCTCACACTCACAGGGAGCCCGTTGTGACGCCCACTCCCATTGAGTGGCCCTGCGGAGGGCTCCTCCAGACCTTCTACGGGACCTTCTCCCCTCCAGCTATCCGGGGCCCAGCGCTCTTCTGTGTCTGGACTCTGGACCCGCAGGACTCGAGGCCACTGAGACTGGACCTGCAGCAGCTGGTGCTGGGACCTGGGGACAGACTCACCGTGTACAACAGAGAGCAAGGCAAAGGAGACATTATTAAAATT ATCACTAGCGCCTCCAATTACAAATCAGTCCAAGTTGAATCCCATACTGGTCTGCTGTCCATGATGTATGAGACTCTTCCTGACTCGCAGGGGAGCGGCTTCAACGCCACCTTCCACGTCGGGACCTACTGCCCCCCTTGGGAGGGCCGGTGTGggggagcagcaggaggatgcTTTACCCAGGAGCAACGTTGCGACGGGAAATGGGACTGTTCCGAGACGGGGAAGGACGAGGAGGGGTGCAAGGGCTGCAGTGTGAACCAGTTCGCCTGCGGAGTGGCGGGGCAGAGGACGGTGGCATCCGGTCACTTTGCTGGCAGACCGGTGTGCTACCCAGTCACAGAGAGATGCAACTACCAGCTGTACTGTGCTGACGGCAGCGACGAGAGGGACTGCACCGTGTGTCAGCCGGGGACCTTTCATTGTGACAGCGACAG gtgtgtgttcgAGAGCTGGCGCTGCGATGGCCAGGTGGACTGTAAGGACGGAACAGACGAGCTCAACTGCACCGTCATCTTGCCCCGCAAGGTCATCACCGCGGCAACAGTGGGCAGCCTGGTCTGCGGGCTTCTGCTGGTTATCGCCATGGGCTGCACCTGTAAACTGTACTCGCTCAGGACCAGGGAGTACAG CTTATTTGCACCAATCAGCCGGCAGGAAGCGGAGCTGATCCAGCAGCAGGCTCCTCCCTCCTACGGTCAGCTGATTGCACAGGGCATCATCCCCCCAGTGGAGGACTTCCCCACAGAAAACCCCAATGAG ACCTCGTCTCTTTCTCTGAGGGGAATTCTCCAGCTCCTCCGTCAAGACGCCGCCAACTCCCCACACCGCAGACGCAGGCCCCGATTCGTCCGCCGGGCTGTTCGGCGCATGAGGAGGTGGGGCCTAATCCCCAGACCTCCATCCAGGGCGAGTCAGGCGTCAAGCTCCGGCCAGCAGCCGTCGGATGCCACTCCTTCTGGACAGGAACCGGCTCTCTCCACTCCCACCAGCTCCTCGTCGGCCGTGGAGGCGGTCAACCAGCCGGTGCCTCAGAAACTTGGCTTGTTGGCTCagtcagagcagcagcagcagcagcaggaagcacCGACTCCTCTACTGCCGCTGCCACTCCCGTCTGTCGCTTCCCCGCCTCCGCCTCCGTACGCTCCCCCAGCTCCAAGCCCGGTCACTCCCCACACTCCTCCTGTCGCCGTCCCCCCGAGCAGCCCCTCTCTGGCCTCCATCTTCCACACACTGGGCCTGAGCATCTCCCTCTTTAGAGCCtcgccctcttcctcctcctccaactccATGCGCCTCTCCGCCTCCccgtctttctcctcctcctcgtcctcctcagaTGACGAGGTGCTGCTTATCCCCCTGTCTGAAGACACCACTTCAGAGGATGACGTGCCCATGCTTACCTGA